The Miscanthus floridulus cultivar M001 chromosome 7, ASM1932011v1, whole genome shotgun sequence genome includes a region encoding these proteins:
- the LOC136467780 gene encoding F-box protein FBW2-like, translating to MDDGIARKAGPLPAARKEREVMGECEDGKEYRCWEELLPDALGLIFRNLPLQEVLTVVPRVCKSWGRVVAGPYCWQEIDIEEWSQQQSKPGQIGRMVELLAGRSGGSCRRISVSGLPCDPLFSFIGDNARALRTLEIPRSEISDSIVETVAPRLSNVTFLDISSCTKIGARALEAFGKHCKSLVGLRRVMHPIDLVDKVCQHDEAHAIACSMPKLRHLEMGYMLIATEAVLEILGQCRDLKFLDLRGCWTVDDKFLRERHPGLRVLGPRVDDCYENSYWEECSDYSDDSSIYSWEFMDDVDDDYYAVGSDDEAIWDDGQGLENLEVRFYGGGFSESFAGFDWPPSP from the exons ATGGATGATGGGATAGCTCGTAAGGCCGGTCCTTTGCCTGCTGCAAGAAAAGAAAGGGAAGTGATGGGGGAGTGCGAGGACGGCAAGGAGTACAGGTGCTGGGAGGAGCTGTTGCCGGACGCGCTGGGCCTCATCTTCCGCAACCTGCCGCTGCAGGAGGTGCTCACCGTCGTGCCGCGGGTGTGCAAGTCCTGGGGGCGGGTGGTCGCCGGCCCCTACTGCTGGCAGGAGATCGACATCGAGGAGTGGAGCCAGCAGCAGAGCAAGCCGGGGCAGATCGGCCGCATGGTCGAGCTACTCGCCGGCCGCAGCGGTGGCTCGTGCCGCCGGATCAGTGTCTCCGGGCTGCCCTGCGATCCGCTCTTCTCGTTCATCGGAGACAA TGCACGAGCCCTCCGGACCTTGGAGATTCCCAGGAGTGAGATCAGCGACTCGATCGTGGAAACCGTGGCGCCGCGGCTATCAAACGTCACTTTCCTAGACATCAGCAGCTGCACCAAGATCGGAGCCCGTGCCCTGGAGGCGTTCGGCAAGCACTGCAAGTCCCTGGTGGGGCTCCGGCGGGTGATGCACCCGATCGACCTGGTGGACAAGGTGTGCCAGCACGACGAGGCGCACGCCATCGCGTGCAGCATGCCCAAGCTCCGGCACCTGGAGATGGGGTACATGCTGATCGCGACGGAGGCGGTGCTGGAGATCCTGGGGCAGTGCCGCGACCTCAAGTTCCTGGACCTGCGCGGCTGCTGGACCGTGGACGACAAGTTCCTGCGGGAGCGCCACCCGGGGCTGCGCGTCCTGGGCCCGCGCGTCGACGACTGCTACGAGAACAGCTACTGGGAGGAGTGCTCCGACTACTCGGACGACTCCTCCATCTACTCGTGGGAGTTCATGGACGACGTCGACGACGACTACTACGCCGTCGGCAGCGACGACGAGGCCATCTGGGACGACGGGCAGGGACTGGAGAACCTCGAGGTGAGGTTCTACGGCGGCGGCTTCAGCGAGAGCTTCGCCGGCTTCGACTGGCCACCGTCGCCGTGA
- the LOC136467782 gene encoding polyadenylate-binding protein 2-like, which translates to MDEEEHEVYGQEIPEDGDMAAADVDMAAAGDDAAKLQELDEMKRRLKEMEEEAAALRDMQAKVAKEMQGGDPSASTAEAKEQVDARSVYVGNVDYACTPEEVQQHFQACGTVNRVTISTDKFGQPKGFAYVEFLEQEAVQEALNLNESELHGRQIKVAPKRTNVPGMKQRPPRGYNPYHGYPYRSYGAPYFPPYGYGRAPRFRRPMRYRPYF; encoded by the exons ATGGACGAGGAGGAGCACGAGGTTTACGGCCAGGAGATCCCGGAGGACGGCGACATGGCCGCCGCCGACGTCGATATGGCCGCCGCCGGGGACGACGCGGCGAAG CTGCAGGAGCTCGACGAGATGAAGCGCAGGCTGaaggagatggaggaggaggccgccgccCTCCGCGATATGCAGGCCAAGGTCGCCAAGGAGATGCAAG GAGGTGACCCTAGTGCATCTACAGCTGAGGCGAAGGAGCAGGTGGATGCCCGCTCTGTCTATGTTGGAAAT GTTGATTATGCTTGCACCCCAGAAGAAGTGCAGCAGCATTTCCAAGCATGTGGAACTGTCAACAGGGTGACAATCTCGACTGACAAGTTTGGGCAGCCAAAAGGTTTTGCTTATGTTGAATTTCTGGAACAAGAAGCTGTCCAGGAAGCTCTTAACTTGAATGAATCTGAATTGCATGGTCGCCAGATTAAG GTTGCGCCGAAGAGGACTAATGTTCCTGGGATGAAGCAGCGTCCACCACGTGGGTATAATCCCTACCATGGCTACCCCTATAGATCATACGGAGCACCGTACTTCCCCCCATATGGTTATGG GAGGGCTCCCAGATTCCGCCGCCCTATGCGCTACAGACCTTACTTCTGA
- the LOC136467781 gene encoding 24.1 kDa heat shock protein, mitochondrial-like isoform X2 yields MASTVASRRAVPLVRALEKLLAASSAPGAGSALRPVAVAGGLRGYNTGAQLRRYEGGESEDDSVREYESRRGGRDYAVPSLFSDIFRDPFSAPQSLGRLLSLMDDFAVAAPGRAGAVRRGWNAKEDEEALHLRVDMPGLGKEHVKVWAEQNSLVIKGEGEKESGDDEDVPPPRYSGRIELAPEVYRMDKIKAEMKNGVLKVVVPKVKEEQRKDVFQVNVE; encoded by the exons ATGGCTTCCACTGTCGCTTCCAGGAGGGCCGTCCCGCTAGTCCGCGCGCTGGAGAAGCTCCTTGCCGCGTCATCAGCGCCCGGGGCTGGCTCCGCCCTCAGGCCGGTGGCAGTCGCCGGCGGCCTCCGCGGGTACAACACCGGTGCTCAGCTCCGACGTTACGAGGGGGGCGAGTCGGAAGACGACAGCGTCCGCGAGTACGAGAGCCGGCGCGGCGGCCGGGACTACGCCGTGCCCAGCCTGTTCTCAG ATATTTTCCGTGATCCATTCAGTGCGCCGCAGAGCCTCGGCCGCCTGCTGAGCCTGATGGACGATTTCGCGGTGGCGGCGCCAGGCCGTGCCGGTGCGGTGCGCCGTGGCTGGAACGcgaaggaggacgaggaggcgctGCACCTGAGGGTGGACATGCCGGGCCTGGGGAAGGAACACGTCAAGGTGTGGGCGGAGCAGAACAGCCTGGTGATCAAGGGCGAGGGCGAGAAGGAGTCCGGCGACGACGAGGACGTACCGCCTCCGAGATACAGCGGTCGCATCGAGCTCGCGCCAGAGGTTTACAGGATGGACAAGATCAAGGCGGAGATGAAAAATGGCGTGCTCAAGGTGGTCGTGCCCAAGGTGAAGGAGGAGCAGCGCAAGGACGTGTTCCAAGTCAACGTCGAGTAG
- the LOC136467781 gene encoding 24.1 kDa heat shock protein, mitochondrial-like isoform X1, which yields MASTVASRRAVPLVRALEKLLAASSAPGAGSALRPVAVAGGLRGYNTGAQLRRYEGGESEDDSVREYESRRGGRDYAVPSLFSGNIFRDPFSAPQSLGRLLSLMDDFAVAAPGRAGAVRRGWNAKEDEEALHLRVDMPGLGKEHVKVWAEQNSLVIKGEGEKESGDDEDVPPPRYSGRIELAPEVYRMDKIKAEMKNGVLKVVVPKVKEEQRKDVFQVNVE from the exons ATGGCTTCCACTGTCGCTTCCAGGAGGGCCGTCCCGCTAGTCCGCGCGCTGGAGAAGCTCCTTGCCGCGTCATCAGCGCCCGGGGCTGGCTCCGCCCTCAGGCCGGTGGCAGTCGCCGGCGGCCTCCGCGGGTACAACACCGGTGCTCAGCTCCGACGTTACGAGGGGGGCGAGTCGGAAGACGACAGCGTCCGCGAGTACGAGAGCCGGCGCGGCGGCCGGGACTACGCCGTGCCCAGCCTGTTCTCAGGTA ATATTTTCCGTGATCCATTCAGTGCGCCGCAGAGCCTCGGCCGCCTGCTGAGCCTGATGGACGATTTCGCGGTGGCGGCGCCAGGCCGTGCCGGTGCGGTGCGCCGTGGCTGGAACGcgaaggaggacgaggaggcgctGCACCTGAGGGTGGACATGCCGGGCCTGGGGAAGGAACACGTCAAGGTGTGGGCGGAGCAGAACAGCCTGGTGATCAAGGGCGAGGGCGAGAAGGAGTCCGGCGACGACGAGGACGTACCGCCTCCGAGATACAGCGGTCGCATCGAGCTCGCGCCAGAGGTTTACAGGATGGACAAGATCAAGGCGGAGATGAAAAATGGCGTGCTCAAGGTGGTCGTGCCCAAGGTGAAGGAGGAGCAGCGCAAGGACGTGTTCCAAGTCAACGTCGAGTAG
- the LOC136466161 gene encoding uncharacterized protein, translated as MAQPPETFPPQGITDDLIDFLQEIHDHLAYDPGNRDALFALFADFGKPEIIDDEHVSARAVHLLRGHPHLVARFYALVDPVRQGLHLLKRAEKALGPANYDLFIAKLYSVDLEQSLDAHRVYQEFKELLGKKHDDLLRGLAGFLPTKYGPPPPSRASAKAEREEHRPRPERKHPSYAGADAPESSRPSRAKKPRVVDVGPTPAPACFADTGAAGSSRPSRARRPRMYEHEHDGSWPERKPAACAVSVADDGKSSRPNRAKIPRMYEYEYDGSLPERKPALCAVSVAHDGKSSRPSRVKKPRADDSMSRHALIGGAAGGSVRVAAAPATAPDAIVREVKRFREAWEFETGYSLLDATLKRAEEVKDERERLNGARASLDELFPRPEIRGYLAKMYHIRWNHMRQLLEHGGDHTAFALEAIVDRLRTKDAEAVDEARRRQDPARAAQRLQELAQGRVRLEHEMARETNEANEQRRRQP; from the coding sequence ATGGCGCAGCCGCCGGAGACGTTCCCACCGCAGGGGATCACGGACGATCTCATCGACTTCTTGCAAGAGATCCATGACCATTTGGCGTATGATCCTGGCAACAGAGATGCGTTATTCGCCCTCTTCGCGGACTTCGGCAAGCCCGAGATCATCGACGACGAGCACGTCTCGGCCCGAGCGGTGCATCTCCTCCGGGGCCATCCTCATCTCGTTGCCCGGTTCTATGCCTTGGTCGACCCGGTGCGTCAAGGTTTGCATCTCTTAAAACGGGCAGAAAAGGCGTTGGGCCCGGCGAACTACGATCTGTTTATCGCAAAGCTGTACAGCGTCGACTTGGAACAAAGCCTCGACGCTCACCGAGTTTACCAAGAGTTCAAAGAACTCCTCGGCAAGAAGCACGACGACCTGCTCCGGGGTTTAGCCGGCTTCCTGCCAACGAAATACGGCCCGCCGCCGCCATCTCGCGCGAGCGCAAAGGCGGAGCGGGAAGAGCATCGGCCGAGGCCGGAACGCAAGCACCCCTCTTACGCTGGCGCAGATGCACCCGAGAGCAGCCGGCCGAGCCGGGCCAAGAAACCCCGCGTCGTCGACGTCGGCCCGACGCCCGCGCCCGCCTGTTTCGCTGACACGGGCGCAGCCGGGAGCAGCAGGCCGAGCAGGGCGAGGAGACCTCGCATGTacgagcacgagcacgacggCTCGTGGCCGGAACGCAAGCCCGCCGCGTGCGCCGTTTCAGTCGCGGACGACGGCAAGAGCAGCAGGCCGAACAGGGCCAAGATACCTCGCATGTACGAGTACGAGTACGACGGCTCGTTGCCGGAACGCAAGCCCGCCTTGTGCGCCGTTTCAGTCGCGCACGACGGTAAGAGCAGTAGGCCGAGCAGGGTCAAGAAACCTCGTGCGGACGACAGCATGAGCCGGCACGCTCTTATAGGCGGCGCGGCGGGAGGCTCTGTCCGTGTGGCCGCGGCGCCGGCGACGGCACCTGACGCCATCGTCAGAGAGGTGAAGAGGTTCAGGGAGGCCTGGGAGTTCGAGACCGGCTACTCGTTGCTGGATGCTACGTTGAAGCGCGCGGAGGAGGTGAAGGATGAACGCGAACGCCTGAACGGTGCCAGGGCTTCCCTGGATGAGCTCTTCCCGAGGCCCGAGATCCGAGGATACCTCGCCAAGATGTATCACATCAGATGGAATCATATGCGACAGTTGCTGGAGCACGGCGGCGATCACACTGCCTTCGCTTTGGAGGCCATCGTGGATAGGCTGAGGACGAAAGATGCGGAGGCCGTCGACGAAGCAAGGAGGCGGCAGGATCCCGCCCGCGCTGCCCAGAGACTGCAGGAGCTCGCCCAGGGGAGGGTGCGTTTAGAGCACGAGATGGCGCGTGAGACCAACGAGGCGAACGAGCAGCGGCGACGACAGCCGTGA
- the LOC136464542 gene encoding uncharacterized protein: protein MWVFYLISLPLTLGMVVVTLRYFAGPAVPRYVVVTVGYAWFCSLSIIILVPADIWQTLTGSAKGGIGFFWSWSYWSTFILTWAVVPTIQGYEDAGDFTVKERLKTSIHMNLLFYSIVGAIGLIGLILLLIMHRAWDGGIVGFAMACSNTFGLVTGAFLLGFGLSEIPRNIWKNADWSHRQKVLSHRVAKMAVKLDNGHQEYSNAIVVAQATSNQMSKRDILRPYMDIIDNMMSQMLREDPSFKPSGGRLGENDMDYDTDDKSMATLRRQLRRAHEEYYRCKSEYMTCVMEALKLEDTIKNYECRDANGWKYVSSFRESRSGKIGSILDTIEFIWRCILRKQLQKAFAVILCCMSAAILLAEATLLPSGVDLSLFSILIKAVGKQEVLVQVAAFVPLMYMCICTYYSLFKIGMLMFYSLTPRQTSSVSLLMICSMVARYAPPISYNFLNLIRLGGNAKTTFEKRMGNIDDAVPFFGRGFNRIYPLIMVVYTLLVASNFFGRVIDFLGSWKMFKFQREEENIDGLDPSGMIILQKERSWLDQGCKVGEQVIPLARNFNGVNTDIESQNVPLVENTMEMKVGATSSRNDGRAGQLKYANNRETIASKYTSIREQNRQSGKAARKEISPNSVSLLEERNSEQRSNVGVPPTGVSATWASMKIGFQNFKANMGSKKFLPLHQDPGFVLNSNVSSPESLDDIFQRLKRRPANVPVDYLDDDDDDNTGDMDLHFQYQ, encoded by the exons ATGTGGGTGTTCTACCTGATATCGCTGCCCCTGACGCTGGGCATGGTCGTCGTCACGCTCCGCTACTTCGCCGGCCCCGCCGTGCCGCGCTACGTTGTCGTCACCGTCGGATACGCATGGTTCTGCTCCCTCTCCATCATCATACTCGTCCCCGCCGACATCTGGCAG ACATTAACTGGCAGTGCGAAGGGCGGCATTGGATTCTTTTGGAGCTGGTCCTATTGGAGCACATTTATCCTAACATG GGCTGTAGTTCCTACTATCCAGGGCTATGAAGACGCAGGAGACTTCACTGTTAAAGAAAGGCTGAAAACTAGCATTCATATGAACCTGCTTTTTTATTCAATTGTGGGAGCCATTGGCCTTATTGGTCTCATACTACTCTTAATCATGCATAGAGCTTG GGATGGTGGTATTGTGGGATTTGCAATGGCATGCTCAAATACCTTTGGATTGGTGACTGGTGCTTTTCTTCTTGGGTTTGGGTTAAGCGAAATTCCAAGAAACATTTGGAAAAACGCAGACTGGTCTCACCGCCAAAAAGTACTTTCTCATAGAGTTGCCAAGATGGCTGTAAAGCTTGATAATGGCCATCAAGAATATTCAAATGCAATTGTT GTTGCTCAAGCTACATCAAATCAAATGTCAAAACGTGACATTTTGAGGCCTTACATGGATATTATTGATAACATGATGTCTCAAATG CTGCGGGAGGATCCATCCTTTAAACCTTCTGGTGGTAGATTAGGTGAAAATGATATGGActatgatactgatgataaatcGATGGCCACACTTCGGCGGCAACTCAGGAGGGCTCATGAGGAGTACTATAGGTGCAAAAG TGAGTATATGACTTGTGTCATGGAAGCCCTCAAGCTAGAAGACACGATAAAAAATTATGAATGCCGTGATGCTAATGGATG GAAATATGTATCAAGTTTTAGAGAGAGTCGTTCGGGCAAAATTGGATCAATTTTGGACACTATTG AGTTCATTTGGCGCTGTATACTGAGAAAGCAGCTTCAAAAAGCATTTGCTGTTATCCTTTGCTGTATGTCAGCTGCTATACTGTTGGCTGAAGCTACTTTACTTCCAAGTGGTGTTGATCTATCTCTCTTTTCTATTCTTATAAAAGCTGTAGGAAAGCAAGAGGTTTTAGTTCAG GTTGCTGCTTTTGTCCCTTTGATGTATATGTGCATTTGCACATATTATTCATTATTCAAGATTGGTATGTTGATGTTCTATTCTCTGACTCCAAGACAAACCAGCTCTGTCAGCTTGCTTATGATCTGTTC AATGGTTGCAAGATATGCACCTCCTATTTCTTATAACTTTCTGAATCTCATCCGCCTTGGTGGCAATGCTAAAACTACATTTGAGAAG AGAATGGGGAACATTGATGATGCAGTCCCTTTCTTTGGCAGAGGCTTCAACAGGATCTACCCACTGATTATGGTTGTTTATACGCTATTGGTTGCTAGTAATTTCTTTGGCCGTGTGATTGACTTTTTGGGAAGCTGGAAAATGTTCAAGTTCCAACGTGAAGAAGAGAATATAGATGGTTTAGATCCCTCTGGAATGATTATTCTACAAAAAG AGAGATCTTGGCTTGATCAAGGGTGCAAAGTGGGCGAGCAAGTTATTCCATTGGCAAGGAATTTCAATGGCGTGAACACAGATATTGAATCACAAAATGTGCCGTTG GTTGAAAACACGATGGAGATGAAAGTAGGGGCAACCTCTTCCAGAAATGACGGGAGAGCCGGTCAGTTGAAATATGCAAACAACAGGGAGACTATCGCCAGCAAATACACTTCTATTAGAGAACAGAACCGGCAGTCAGGGAAGGCAGCGAGAAAGGAAATTTCACCGAACTCTGTATCTTTGCTTGAAGAAAGAAATTCCGAGCAGCGGTCCAATGTGGGTGTACCACCAACTGGTGTGTCTGCAACATGGGCCTCAATGAAGATtggttttcaaaatttcaaagcaaATATGGGTTCGAAGAAGTTTCTTCCTTTGCACCAAGATCCAGGATTTGTTCTGAATTCAAATGTCTCTTCACCTGAATCTCTTGATGACATATTCCAAAGGTTGAAACGGCGGCCTGCAAATGTGCCTGTGGATTACcttgacgatgacgatgatgacaacACAGGAGATATGGATCTGCATTTCCAGTATCAATGA